A window of the Plasmodium falciparum 3D7 genome assembly, chromosome: 3 genome harbors these coding sequences:
- a CDS encoding Rh5 interacting protein: MFRIFFTLLIIILIKKTSAIDLIEGIFYEKNEIDKLTFSLDHRVRDNLKTDLILNNNGENDYAYLNKYVYTILNRDSTEKIKTFFSHNKDMKSCDYFISKEYNSSDKTNQICYKKTFCGVVIPNSEEIKTNKITNDKLYCAHFNSTHIIIYYISQPLLLEPHVVYEETFFEKGKNDQINCQGMYISLRSVHVHTHNAILQQETLTYIKNLCDGKNNCKFDFDSIKYENKSLTHYLFFINIQYQCISPLNLQENEMCDVYNDDTHKATCKYGFNKIELLKNVCEENYRCTQDICSVNQFCDGENETCTCKTSLLPSAKNNCEYNDLCTVLNCPENSTCEQIGNGKKAECKCENGKYYHNNKCYTKNDLELAIKIEPHKKEKFYKNNLYQGKALKPEYIFMQCENGFSIEVINAYVSCYRVSFNLNKLKYVTESLKKMCDGKTKCAYGNTIDPIDDLNHHNICNNFNTIFKYDYLCVFNNQNITSDKNSHLHSNIPSLYNSSILPDINKSKFHLISRNSRTNQYPHNNISMLEIQNEISSHNSNQFSTDPHTNSNNINNMNIKKVEIFRSRFSSKLQCQGGKINIDKAILKGGEGCNDLLLTNSLKSYCNDLSECDIGLIYHFDTYCINDQYLFVSYSCSNLCNKCHNNSTCYGNRFNYDCFCDNPYISKYGNKLCERPNDCESVLCSQNQVCQILPNDKLICQCEEGYKNVKGKCVPDNKCDLSCPSNKVCVIENGKQTCKCSERFVLENGVCICANDYKMEDGINCIAKNKCKRKEYENICTNPNEMCAYNEETDIVKCECKEHYYRSSRGECILNDYCKDINCKENEECSIVNFKPECVCKENLKKNNKGECIYENSCLINEGNCPKDSKCIYREYKPHECVCNKQGHVAVNGKCVLEDKCVHNKKCSENSICVNVMNKEPICVCTYNYYKKDGVCLIQNPCLKDNGGCSRNSECTFKYSKINCTCKENYKNKDDSCVPNTNEYDESFTFQYNDDASIILGACGMIEFSYIYNQIIWKINNSKESYVFYYDYPTAGNIEVQIKNEIFHTIIYLKKKIGNSVIYDDFQVDHQTCIYENVFYYSNQN; encoded by the coding sequence atgttcagaattttttttacccttcttataataatattaatcaaGAAAACATCGGCAATTGATTTAATAGAAGgaattttttatgaaaaaaatgaaatagatAAATTAACATTTTCTCTCGATCATAGAGTTAGagataatttaaaaacagatttgattttaaataataatgggGAAAATGATTATGCTTATTTAAACAAATACGTTTATACTATATTAAATCGTGATTCaacagaaaaaattaaaacatttttttctcataATAAAGACATGAAATCATgtgattattttatatcaaaagaatataattcaAGTGATAAAACAAATcaaatatgttataaaaaaacattttgcGGAGTAGTAATACCAAATagtgaagaaataaaaacaaataaaataacaaatgaCAAACTTTATTGTGCACATTTCAATTCTACACatataatcatttattaCATATCACAACCACTTTTATTAGAACCTCATGTTGTTTATGAAGAaacattttttgaaaaaggaaaaaatgaTCAAATTAATTGCCAAGGTATGTATATATCTCTAAGATCTGTACATGTACATACACACAATGCTATATTACAACAAGAAACacttacatatattaaaaatttatgtgACGGAAAAAACAATTGTAAATTCGATTTTGAttcaataaaatatgaaaataaatcaCTTActcattatttgttttttattaatatacaatatCAATGCATAAGTCCTCTGAATCTACAGGAAAATGAAATGTGTGACgtatataatgatgatacaCATAAAGCAACATGCAAATAtggttttaataaaatagaattattaaaaaatgtttgTGAAGAAAATTATAGATGTACACAAGATATATGTTCAGTAAATCAATTTTGTGACGGAGAAAATGAAACATGTACATGCAAAACATCATTATTACCATCAGCTAAAAACAATTGTGAATACAACGATTTATGTACAGTTTTAAATTGTCCTGAAAATTCCACATGTGAACAAATAGGAAATGGGAAAAAAGCTGAATGTAAATGTGAAAATGGTAAATATTATCACaataataaatgttatacaaaaaatgatTTAGAATTAGCCATAAAAATAGAACcacataaaaaagaaaaattttataaaaataatttatatcaaGGAAAAGCATTAAAAccagaatatatttttatgcaaTGTGAAAATGGGTTCTCTATAGAAGTTATTAATGCATATGTATCATGTTATAGAGTTTCATTCAATCTAAACAAATTGAAATATGTTACAgaatcattaaaaaaaatgtgtgaTGGGAAAACCAAATGTGCTTATGGAAATACAATAGATCCAATAGATGATTTAaatcatcataatatatgtaataattttaatacaatatttaaatatgattatttatgtgtattcaataatcaaaatattacTTCAGATAAGAATTCACATCTTCATTCTAATATAccatcattatataattcaagTATTCTACCagatattaataaatctAAATTCCATTTGATTTCAAGAAATAGTCGAACCAACCAATATCCTCATAACAATATATCCATGCTAGAAatacaaaatgaaatatcCTCACACAATTCAAATCAGTTTAGTACAGATCCACACacaaatagtaataatataaacaatatgaatattaaaaaggtAGAAATCTTCAGAAGTCGTTTTTCAAGTAAATTACAATGTCAAGggggaaaaataaatattgataAAGCAATTTTAAAAGGTGGGGAAGGATGTAATGATTTGCTTTTGACGAATTCTTTAAAATCATATTGTAATGATTTATCAGAATGTGATATTGGTTTAATATACCATTTTGATACTTATTGTATTAATGATCAATATCTTTTTGTATCTTACAGCTGCTCCaatttatgtaataaatgTCATAACAATTCTACATGCTATGGGAACAGATTTAATTATGATTGTTTTTGTGATAATCcttatatttcaaaatatggaaataaaTTATGTGAACGTCCAAATGATTGTGAATCTGTTTTGTGTTCACAAAATCAAGTTTGTCAAATTCTTCCaaatgataaattaatatGTCAATGTGAAGAaggatataaaaatgttaaagGTAAATGTGTTCCAGACAACAAATGTGATCTTTCATGCCCATCAAACAAAGTTTGTGTTATCGAAAATGGAAAACAAACATGTAAATGTTCAGAACGTTTTGTTCTAGAGAATGGTGTGTGTATATGTGctaatgattataaaatgGAAGATGGTATTAATTGTATAGccaaaaataaatgtaaaagaaaagaatatgaaaatatttgtaCAAATCCAAATGAAATGTGTGCTTATAATGAAGAAACAGATATTGTAAAATGTGAATGTAAAGAACATTATTATAGATCATCAAGAGGTGaatgtatattaaatgattatTGTAAAGATATTAATtgtaaagaaaatgaagaatgtTCTATTGTAAACTTTAAACCAGAATGTGTATGTAAAGaaaatcttaaaaaaaataataaaggagAATGTATTTATGAAAACTCCTGTTTAATTAATGAAGGGAATTGTCCAAAAGATtcaaaatgtatttatagAGAATATAAACCACATGAATGTGTATGTAATAAACAAGGTCATGTAGCTGTCAATGGAAAATGTGTTTTAGAAGATAAATgtgtacataataaaaaatgttcagAAAATTCTATATGTGTAAATGTAATGAATAAAGAACCAATATGtgtatgtacatataattattataaaaaagatggTGTATGTTTAATACAAAACCCTTGTCTAAAAGATAATGGAGGCTGCTCTAGAAATTCAGAGTGTACATTTAAATATAGTAAAATTAATTGTACAtgtaaagaaaattataaaaataaagatgattCTTGTGTACCTAATACAAATGAGTATGATGAAAGTTTTACATTCCAATATAATGACGATGCATCTATTATTCTTGGAGCATGTGGTATGATcgaattttcatatatatataaccaaattatttggaaaataaataactcAAAAGAATCTTAcgtattttattatgattatccaACAGCAGGTAATATAGAAGttcaaattaaaaatgaaatatttcacactattatatatttgaaaaaaaaaataggcaATAGTGTTATCTATGATGATTTCCAAGTAGATCATCaaacatgtatatatgaaaatgtattttattatagtAATCAGAATtag
- a CDS encoding survival motor neuron-like protein, whose amino-acid sequence MDEFNETLEGLEEKIEEYEKQLALVRDEIKKYEKPEEENEQIKNLKKLEADMIEVINLTRDLIKYKKQNELENDENKELERSGEVAPDIHEHIKESNKFIGRTCSLNYENKMVYGLIENVVIHNNIEQLLIHIFETNDRIMIPPNYVQLNEVLNESALKENNQFQALYKKDGQWYDCIISKYKGDSFLITYIGYNNSEYVSTDQVRIKKKKKIKEIITPAGYKLPENLIIKEGDSLKVKMAKKKKRIALKKKQKDEIMDKEFSNKSKQWRSFHEKAISKSKHLLVSTKRVENIENKNNQSNFNIRRKFDYNDNEE is encoded by the exons ATGGACGAATTTAATGAAACTTTAGAAGGTTTAGAG gaaAAAATTGAAGAATATGAGAAGCAGTTGGCACTTGTAAgagatgaaataaaaaagtatgAAAAGCCAGAAGAGGAAAATGAGCAGATAAAgaatttgaaaaaattagAGGCTGATATGATTGAAGTTATAAATTTAACTCGtgatttaattaaatataaaaagcaAA ATGAATTAGAAAATGACGAGAATAAAGAATTAGAAAGAAGTGGAGAAGTGGCACCAGATATTCatgaacatataaaagaatcaaataaatttatCGGAAGGACATGTAGTcttaattatgaaaataaaatggtTTATGGATTAATAGAAAATGTAgtaatacataataatatagagcAATTgttaattcatatatttgaaaCTAATGATAGAATTATGATACCTCCAAATTATGTTCAATTAAATGAAGTTTTAAATGAGTCAgcattaaaagaaaataatcaaTTCCAAgctttatataaaaaggatGG gcAATGGTACGATTGTATAATTTCGAAATATAAAGGGGATTCCTTTTTGATTACATACATtggatataataatagtgaaTATGTTAGTACAGATCAAGTTcgaataaagaagaaaaaaaagatcaAAGAAATTATCACACCAGCAGGTTATAAATTACCAGagaatttaataattaaagaAGGTGATTcattaaaagtaaaaatggcaaaaaagaaaaaaagaattgccttgaaaaaaaaacaaaaagatgAAATTATGGATAAAGAATTTTCTAATAAATCAAAACAATGGAGATCCTTTCACGAAAAGGCTATAAGTAAAAGTAAACATCTTTTGGTATCAACTAAAAGGGttgaaaatattgaaaataagaataatcagtctaattttaatattaggAGAAAATTTGATTACAATGATAATGAGGAATAa
- a CDS encoding U4/U6.U5 tri-snRNP-associated protein 1, putative — protein MDDNVCELSIEETNKLREKLGLKKLEITKDNVKKNEDHDDEKAGKNKRKNSSNNKTKQIEKEEEHDEHVKNTKKKKQKIKTISEDYKDDVNDVEAWINKTRNTMNQRLEQDELKYSDDENEEQSYNKKNKKKKKKNSNDNDNDNENENFVSKVKVEHKNEDITEDMILTLKDQNILNSDQEDCLINEELKKKNMKSLLSKKDDNYWTKNYYDPLSYYDDNNNNNNNNLADNSSMQMLPKYKDEKHSFDVNVTYEKTQTKYKHEKDTEKKKKKNEYKNENNSISNNKNESHETNHMVQLKKRKIKNINKRKKEEDAWDFLYNDNTEEDNQESDTTNKYDESKRKEKILRHRRDERDERDEQVEKVEQDEQEQNVDILNDVINKIKEEQMDMDINYFDNPFSDNEDDKELYELLQKGNNLQKRKKEKNYENELLKYIVVNEDEKSQKNKNKDKDNDHSDEDEDDDDDDDDNHNHYNSNNVIKLTNTSEFCKNISLPLDVLENEKKLKSKKKTSNAKEGDNHLNDEYNSSNKNILEENINEDILKNTFLENEEDHNDDNSSELHGVSEIFNEVKLDEGLFGALEYLKTKGELNMEDKIYRNPENKPLHMSTDKDDIKLDYKNEFGKVMTPKESFRYISWIFHGKKQGKNKLEKKIKRLEIERRYKENPIDSLPTLNVLKKYQQTQKKSYFTLSNNN, from the coding sequence atggaTGATAACGTTTGTGAATTAAGCATAGAAGAAACAAATAAGTTAAGAGAAAAGTTAGGTCTGAAAAAATTAGAGATAACAAAAGacaatgtaaaaaaaaatgaggaccatgatgatgaaaaggcgggtaaaaataaaagaaaaaattctagtaataataaaacgaAGCAAATAGAAAAAGAGGAAGAACATGACGAACATGTGAAAAacacaaaaaagaaaaaacaaaaaataaaaactataAGTGAAGATTATAAAGATGACGTAAATGATGTTGAAGCATggataaataaaacaagaaATACAATGAACCAAAGACTAGAACAAGATGAACTTAAATATagtgatgatgaaaatgaagaaCAATCATATAacaagaaaaacaaaaaaaaaaaaaaaaaaaatagcaaTGACAATGACAATGacaatgaaaatgaaaattttgtTAGTAAAGTTAAAGTAGAACATAAAAACGAAGACATAACAGAGGATATGATCTTGACGTTAAAAGatcaaaatattttgaatagTGATCAAGAAGATTGtttaataaatgaagaattgaaaaagaaaaatatgaaaagttTACTATCCAAAaaagatgataattattggacaaagaattattatgacccattatcatattatgacgacaacaacaataataataataataatttagcTGATAATTCATCTATGCAAATGCTTCCtaaatataaagatgaaAAGCACTCATTTGATGTCAACGTAACATATGAAAAAACACAgacaaaatataaacatgaaAAGgatacagaaaaaaaaaaaaaaaaaaacgaatataaaaatgaaaataatagtatcagtaacaataaaaatgaaagtcATGAAACAAACCATATGGtgcaattaaaaaaaagaaaaattaaaaatataaataaaagaaaaaaagaggaAGATGCATGGGATTTTTTATACAATGATAACACAGAAGAAGATAATCAAGAAAGTGATACAACTAATAAGTATGATGAATCCaagagaaaagaaaaaatattacgaCATAGACGTGATGAACGTGATGAACGAGATGAACAAGTTGAAAAAGTTGAACAAGATGAACAAGAACAAAATGTAGATATACTAAATGatgttattaataaaataaaagaagaacaaATGGATATGGACATAAACTATTTTGATAATCCTTTTAGTGATAACGAAGAtgataaagaattatatgaacttttacaaaaaggaaataatttacaaaaacgaaaaaaagaaaaaaactatgaaaatgaattattaaaatatattgttgtcaatgaagatgaaaaaagtcaaaaaaataaaaataaggataAGGATAATGATCATTCGGAtgaagatgaagatgatgatgatgatgatgatgataatcataatcattataattcCAATAATGTTATCAAACTAACAAATACGTCGgaattttgtaaaaatatttcccTACCACTTGATGTATTagaaaacgaaaaaaaattaaaaagtaaaaaaaaaactagtAACGCAAAGGAGGGGGATAACCATTTaaatgatgaatataattcatcaaacaaaaacatattagaagaaaatattaatgaggatatattaaaaaatacgTTTTTAGAAAACGAAGAAGATCATAACGATGATAATTCTTCTGAACTTCACGGAGTATCAGAAATATTTAATGAAGTCAAACTGGATGAAGGTTTATTTGGTGCattagaatatttaaaaacaaaaggTGAATTAAATATGGAAGATAAAATTTATAGAAATCCTGAAAACAAACCATTACACATGTCAACAGATAAAGATGATATTAAACtagattataaaaatgaatttggTAAAGTTATGACACCAAAAGAATCCTTCAGATACATATCATGGATTTTTCATGGAAAAAaacaaggaaaaaataaattagaaaaaaaaatcaaaaggTTAGAAATTGAAAGAAGATATAAAGAAAACCCCATAGACTCATTACCTACATTAAATGTTTTGAAGAAATATCAGCAGACGCAAAAGAAATCATACTTTACcttatcaaataataattaa